In a single window of the Apteryx mantelli isolate bAptMan1 chromosome 11, bAptMan1.hap1, whole genome shotgun sequence genome:
- the LOC136993156 gene encoding olfactory receptor 14C36-like: protein MSNSSSLNEFLLLAFADTRELQLLHFSLFLGLYLAALLGNGLIIIAVACDHRLHTPMYFFLLNLSLLDIGTISTTVPKSMANSLWDTRAISYSGCAAQVFLVFFLLTGEYSVLTVMAYDRYVAICRPLHYGTIMGSRACVKMAAAAWGTSFLYSVMHTVNTFSIPLCQDNTVDQFFCEVPQILKLSCSDSYLREVGLLVVSLCLVFGCFIFIVLSYVQIFTAVLRIPSEQGRNKAFSTCLPHLAVVSLFVSTIIFAYLKPPSISSPAMDLVVSVLYALVPPTLNPLIYSMRNKELKDALRKVISWTF, encoded by the coding sequence atgtccaacagcagctccctcaacgagttcctcctcttggcattcgcggacacacgggagctgcagctcttgcacttctcgctcttcctgggcctctacctggctgccctcctgggcaacggcctcatcatcatagctgtagcctgcgaccaccgcctccacacccccatgtacttcttcctcctcaacctctccctccttgacattggcaccatctccaccactgtccccaaatccatggccaattccctgtgggacaccagggccatttcctactcaggatgtgctgctcaagtcttcctggttttcttcttgttaacaggagagtattctgttctcacagtcatggcctatgaccgctatgttgccatctgcagacccctccactatgggaccatcatgggcagcagagcttgtgtcaaaatggcagcagctgcctggggcactagttttctctattctgtgatgcacactgttaatacattttccataccactctgccaagacaacacagtggaccagttcttctgtgaagttccccagatcctcaagctctcctgctcagactcctacctcagggaagttgggcttctggtggttagtctttgtttagtctttgggtgtttcattttcattgtgctgtcctacgtgcagatcttcactgctgtgctgaggatcccctctgagcagggccgaaacaaagccttttccacgtgcctccctcacctggccgtggtctccctgtttgtcagcactatcatctttgcctacctgaagcccccctccatctcctccccagctatggatctggtggtgagtgttctgtacgcgttggtgcctccaacactgaaccctctcatctacagcatgaggaacaaggagctgaaagat